From Microbacterium sp. LWH11-1.2, one genomic window encodes:
- a CDS encoding Asp23/Gls24 family envelope stress response protein: MANVTNAAQAGTPAVAPHEAFALGTTTIEDAVVAKIAGIAAREVSGVHALGGGAARMVGAIRDALNTSDLTQGIAVEVGETQVAVDVTIVAEYPVSLQKVADDVRAAIHRAMVDFVGKEVSEVNVTVNDVHIATDDD; encoded by the coding sequence ATGGCGAATGTGACGAATGCCGCTCAGGCCGGGACCCCGGCCGTCGCGCCTCATGAGGCGTTCGCGCTCGGCACGACCACGATCGAGGATGCCGTCGTCGCCAAGATCGCCGGCATCGCTGCGCGCGAGGTGAGCGGCGTGCACGCCCTCGGCGGAGGAGCCGCCCGCATGGTCGGCGCGATCCGCGATGCGCTCAACACCAGCGACCTCACGCAGGGCATCGCCGTCGAGGTCGGCGAGACACAGGTCGCCGTCGACGTGACCATCGTCGCCGAGTACCCGGTCTCCCTCCAGAAGGTCGCCGACGATGTGCGCGCTGCGATCCATCGCGCGATGGTCGACTTCGTCGGCAAGGAGGTCTCCGAGGTCAACGTCACGGTCAACGACGTGCACATCGCGACGGACGACGACTGA
- a CDS encoding TIGR00266 family protein translates to MKSSISGTTMPVLEVTLDPGERIVAEGGDVAWMSPGFALDTSTVHGTGGQGGFMSGLKRVLGGAQLFLTEYTAPAQGGLVAFAAQLPGTIRQIDIDAADQFMVQAGSYTASTRDVEVTVGLQKKLGAGIFGGAGVVFQKLTGSGTAWVQLAGEITEYTLAAGQSLLIHPGHLAMFDANMDLQFTSIKGIKNKFFGDSLFLAEIHGPGRIWLQSMTPAKLAAAIEPYLTERSGSSSTS, encoded by the coding sequence ATGAAGTCATCCATCTCAGGAACGACCATGCCCGTCCTCGAGGTCACGCTCGACCCGGGCGAGAGAATCGTCGCGGAGGGTGGGGACGTGGCCTGGATGTCCCCGGGGTTCGCCCTGGACACGTCGACCGTGCACGGCACCGGAGGACAGGGTGGCTTCATGAGCGGTCTGAAGCGCGTGCTGGGCGGCGCGCAGCTGTTCCTCACCGAGTACACCGCTCCCGCGCAGGGCGGCCTGGTCGCGTTCGCGGCGCAGCTGCCGGGCACGATCCGTCAGATCGACATCGACGCGGCCGATCAGTTCATGGTGCAGGCGGGCTCGTACACGGCGAGCACACGCGATGTGGAGGTCACGGTCGGACTGCAGAAGAAGCTCGGCGCAGGGATCTTCGGCGGCGCCGGCGTCGTGTTCCAGAAGCTGACCGGCTCCGGTACGGCGTGGGTGCAGCTCGCAGGGGAGATCACGGAGTACACGCTCGCGGCGGGTCAGTCGCTTCTCATCCACCCGGGGCACCTCGCCATGTTCGACGCGAACATGGATCTGCAGTTCACCTCGATCAAGGGCATCAAGAACAAGTTCTTCGGTGACTCGCTGTTCCTCGCCGAGATCCACGGCCCCGGACGCATCTGGCTGCAGTCGATGACGCCCGCGAAGCTCGCGGCAGCCATCGAGCCCTACCTGACCGAACGCTCCGGCAGCTCGAGCACCTCCTAG
- a CDS encoding SDR family oxidoreductase: MTTLVTGATGNLGRLIIASLIERGADPQSIVAGARDVAKGADLGVRVVHLDYADPASIAAALEGVDSVALVSGSEVGQRVAQHQAVIDAAKTAGITKLVYTSAPKASTSDLVLAPEHKATEELIAASGVPAVILRNNWYTENYVADLRRAAETGVLAAGVGEGRVASASRKDFADAAAVVLLEDGHIGQVYELGGDVAWSYGELASAMSEVSGRPVAYQALTAEEQSAALEAAGLDAGTIGFVVALDAGIRGGALADTDGTLARLIGRSTTPLVDGLRAAA, from the coding sequence ATGACCACCCTCGTCACCGGCGCCACCGGAAACCTCGGCCGCCTCATCATCGCCAGCCTCATCGAGCGCGGAGCCGATCCGCAGTCCATCGTCGCCGGCGCGCGCGACGTCGCCAAGGGCGCCGACCTCGGCGTGCGCGTGGTGCACCTCGACTACGCGGATCCCGCCTCGATCGCGGCGGCGTTGGAGGGCGTCGACTCCGTCGCGCTCGTCTCCGGCTCCGAAGTCGGTCAGCGCGTCGCTCAGCACCAGGCGGTCATCGACGCCGCGAAGACGGCAGGCATCACGAAGCTCGTCTACACGAGCGCGCCGAAGGCCTCGACGAGCGACCTGGTCCTGGCCCCCGAGCACAAGGCGACGGAGGAGCTCATCGCCGCGTCGGGTGTTCCCGCCGTGATCCTCCGCAACAACTGGTACACCGAGAACTACGTCGCCGATCTCCGCCGTGCCGCCGAGACCGGGGTGCTCGCCGCCGGCGTCGGCGAAGGACGGGTCGCCTCGGCGAGCCGGAAGGACTTCGCGGATGCGGCAGCCGTGGTGCTTCTCGAAGACGGTCACATCGGTCAGGTGTACGAGCTCGGCGGCGACGTCGCGTGGAGCTACGGGGAGCTCGCCTCGGCGATGTCGGAGGTGTCGGGGCGTCCGGTCGCGTACCAGGCCCTCACCGCCGAGGAGCAGAGCGCCGCGCTCGAAGCCGCGGGACTCGATGCCGGGACCATCGGCTTCGTGGTGGCCCTCGACGCGGGCATCCGCGGCGGTGCGCTCGCCGACACCGACGGCACCCTCGCGCGCCTGATCGGGCGGTCGACCACGCCTCTCGTGGACGGGCTGCGCGCCGCGGCCTGA
- a CDS encoding DUF5074 domain-containing protein, with translation MSENTAMSRRTVLLAGAGGLLAAAVGIVSPSPAQASSLVRAGRGSTTITEIGPGILQYSLMSGVLLDGVCYIGSRNLEPTGILAFDVASGTVTHSTTLATGHSIQALAVDPVRKVLYAGILQKAAGNDNLYRWDLADLSAPAVSIGRIGDRDVRDLAVSPDGTVFAVGGGGTGAPALWQYSPSTGAVTSLGVPDPKATLARAVAATDQTVYFGAGSTLGGGTETSRAALYAYDRASAAFTDITPSEMVNDPSIRELAVDGDRLLASTAGSLEQSKIAAISLADHTSYELVTSIGKTAKSFAVIDGDVYCANEAGVLRWSPGAAAVEQLPLTIELGEIWGLDAHDGGLVAVSGYAVVAAFDRDGTLRSEVDLGDAGAPISAQTCMGIAVGAGFAYVGGNGGIARHDLGSGEVINLRAPGEAKDAEVIGGVLFTGQYNSQGIWSYDPSSGEPIRRVASFPSEQNRPLDTHWDDCNGLLLVAAQADTEGGGSLWTYDPRTGASTHAINPIDDVQLVRAVVSVDGVAYLGGDNAQKTGPRGTIVAWDPIAHRELWRIETAQANGIGALASHGRHLFALTQRGTLFVIDRPRRKIVHTADLKSIAPGFVAMKAARGVIYGVSDTTLFRIDPKSFEVTTVVAAINGGWYSGPHLNVDEEGVVYTLRGRTLVKVDDHPRKP, from the coding sequence ATGTCCGAAAACACCGCGATGTCCCGCCGCACCGTGCTGCTCGCCGGAGCCGGCGGTCTGCTCGCTGCCGCTGTCGGCATCGTCTCGCCGTCGCCCGCTCAGGCCTCGTCGCTCGTGCGAGCCGGGCGCGGCTCGACGACGATCACCGAGATCGGCCCCGGCATCCTGCAGTACTCCCTCATGAGCGGAGTGCTCCTCGACGGCGTCTGCTACATCGGCTCGCGCAACCTCGAGCCGACCGGCATCCTCGCCTTCGACGTCGCCTCCGGCACGGTGACCCATTCGACGACGCTCGCCACGGGGCACAGCATCCAGGCGCTGGCGGTCGATCCGGTGCGGAAGGTCCTCTACGCCGGCATCCTGCAGAAGGCCGCGGGAAACGACAACCTCTACCGGTGGGACCTCGCCGATCTCTCCGCTCCCGCCGTCTCGATCGGGCGGATCGGCGACCGCGATGTGCGCGATCTCGCCGTCTCTCCCGACGGCACCGTCTTCGCGGTCGGCGGCGGTGGCACCGGCGCGCCGGCCCTCTGGCAGTACTCCCCGTCGACCGGGGCCGTCACGAGCCTCGGGGTACCCGATCCGAAGGCGACGCTGGCCCGTGCGGTGGCGGCGACCGACCAGACGGTCTACTTCGGCGCCGGCAGCACGCTCGGCGGCGGCACCGAGACCAGCCGGGCGGCGCTCTACGCGTACGACCGCGCGTCGGCCGCGTTCACCGACATCACGCCGTCCGAGATGGTGAACGACCCGAGCATCCGCGAACTCGCCGTCGACGGCGATCGGCTGCTCGCATCGACCGCGGGTTCCCTCGAACAGTCGAAGATCGCCGCGATCTCGCTCGCGGATCACACGTCGTACGAGCTCGTCACCTCGATCGGCAAGACCGCCAAGAGCTTCGCCGTGATCGACGGCGACGTGTACTGCGCGAACGAGGCGGGCGTGCTGCGCTGGTCACCGGGAGCGGCGGCGGTCGAGCAGCTTCCGCTGACCATCGAGCTCGGCGAGATCTGGGGCCTCGATGCCCACGACGGCGGACTCGTCGCGGTGTCGGGATACGCGGTCGTCGCGGCCTTCGACCGCGACGGCACCCTTCGGTCGGAGGTCGATCTCGGCGATGCGGGCGCGCCGATCAGTGCGCAGACCTGCATGGGCATCGCGGTCGGCGCCGGTTTCGCGTACGTGGGGGGAAACGGCGGCATCGCGCGCCACGATCTCGGCAGCGGCGAGGTCATCAACCTCCGTGCACCGGGTGAGGCGAAGGATGCCGAGGTCATCGGCGGTGTGCTCTTCACCGGTCAGTACAACTCGCAGGGGATCTGGTCCTACGATCCCTCCTCCGGGGAGCCGATCCGCCGCGTGGCGTCGTTCCCCTCCGAGCAGAACCGGCCGCTCGACACGCACTGGGACGACTGCAACGGGCTGCTCCTGGTGGCGGCGCAGGCCGACACCGAGGGCGGTGGCTCGCTCTGGACGTACGACCCCCGTACGGGCGCGAGCACGCACGCGATCAATCCGATCGATGACGTGCAGCTCGTCCGTGCGGTCGTCTCCGTGGACGGCGTCGCCTATCTCGGCGGCGACAACGCGCAGAAGACGGGCCCGCGCGGCACGATCGTGGCGTGGGATCCGATCGCTCATCGAGAGCTCTGGCGAATCGAGACCGCGCAGGCGAACGGGATCGGTGCTCTCGCGAGCCACGGTCGACACCTCTTCGCGCTGACGCAGCGGGGCACCCTGTTCGTGATCGACCGCCCGCGTCGGAAGATCGTCCACACCGCTGATCTGAAGTCCATCGCCCCCGGGTTCGTGGCCATGAAGGCGGCTCGTGGCGTGATCTACGGAGTCTCCGACACCACGCTGTTCCGCATCGACCCGAAGTCCTTCGAGGTCACCACCGTCGTGGCGGCCATCAACGGCGGCTGGTACAGCGGACCGCACCTCAACGTCGACGAGGAGGGTGTCGTCTACACCCTGCGCGGACGCACGCTCGTGAAGGTCGATGACCACCCCCGGAAGCCGTGA
- a CDS encoding helix-turn-helix domain-containing protein, translating to MSVSFAQIKESTPAVFDQGCGTRVVLDHIMSKWGVLILSSLSDGTHRWGELRRAVDGISEKMLASTLRTLADDGLVHRESLPTVPPHVEYSLTPLGRDLMERMLPLMEWVADHADGMLGRD from the coding sequence ATGTCGGTGAGTTTCGCGCAGATCAAGGAGTCCACCCCTGCCGTCTTCGATCAGGGATGCGGCACCCGGGTCGTGCTCGACCACATCATGAGCAAATGGGGCGTGCTGATCCTCTCCTCCCTCTCCGACGGGACGCATCGATGGGGCGAGCTGCGCCGTGCGGTCGACGGCATCAGCGAGAAGATGCTCGCGTCCACTCTCCGCACGCTCGCCGACGACGGTCTCGTGCACCGCGAATCCCTGCCCACCGTGCCGCCGCACGTCGAGTACAGCCTGACTCCGCTCGGCCGCGATCTGATGGAGCGGATGCTGCCGCTGATGGAGTGGGTCGCCGACCACGCCGACGGAATGCTCGGGCGCGACTGA
- a CDS encoding TetR family transcriptional regulator translates to MEQGADSLREQRKRETSRALTKVARRLTADRGFAGFTVEELCAEVGVSRRTFFNYFESKENAVFGFATIDSRQEALEETFLTERGELLDDFLRLTILRFGLFNPLEDAVELFAVVEQEPRLLKAAFEQIAKNERRDIELIVRRMGDVADADLRAEVMVHSVGALVRLSMDQLLHHHSTDTFEALITRRLELARSVYAPTQKVD, encoded by the coding sequence ATGGAGCAAGGTGCAGATTCACTGAGAGAGCAGCGCAAGCGGGAGACCTCGCGTGCGCTGACGAAGGTCGCCAGGCGGCTCACGGCAGACCGAGGCTTCGCCGGCTTCACGGTCGAGGAGCTCTGCGCCGAGGTCGGGGTCTCCCGGCGCACGTTCTTCAACTACTTCGAGAGTAAGGAGAACGCGGTCTTCGGCTTCGCCACCATCGACTCCCGGCAGGAAGCCCTCGAGGAGACGTTCCTGACGGAGCGCGGAGAACTGCTGGACGACTTCCTCCGCCTGACGATCCTCCGGTTCGGACTCTTCAACCCGCTCGAGGACGCCGTAGAGCTCTTCGCGGTCGTCGAGCAGGAGCCGCGGCTGCTGAAGGCCGCGTTCGAGCAGATCGCGAAGAACGAACGCCGCGACATCGAGCTGATCGTGCGCCGCATGGGCGATGTCGCCGATGCCGACCTGCGCGCCGAGGTCATGGTGCACTCCGTCGGCGCCCTCGTGCGGCTGTCCATGGACCAGCTCCTGCACCACCACTCGACCGATACCTTCGAGGCGCTCATCACGCGACGTCTCGAACTCGCCCGCTCCGTCTACGCACCGACACAGAAAGTCGACTGA
- a CDS encoding MDR family MFS transporter, producing the protein MSATATKDAPFLLTKRRIWIIFSALIAGMLLSSLDQTIVSTAMPTIVGQLGGVDHQVWITTAYLLATTIVMPIYGKFGDVLGRRNLFLVAIALFTLASVGCAFATDFWMFVVFRALQGLGGGGLMILSQAIIADIVPANERGKYMGPLGAVFGLSAVAGPLLGGFFVDHMTWQWAFYINIPVGIAAFIIALVALKLPSKKAEKPIDVFGVIFLSIATTCLIFFTDFGGDAEFGWDSLATWAWGAGLIAAATAFVITESRVQDPIIPLSLFRNPIFVNATAIGLVLGIGMFAAIGFVPTFLQMSSGTSAAASGLLMIPMMVGLIGTSIFSGIAISKTGRYRIYPIVGTILTGVAMVSMTTLSAATPIWLICVFLFVFGAGLGLIMQVVVLVVQNAVPAGEIGTATSTNNYFREVGASLGTAVFGTIFTTRLTENLLGVFADAGASPDAASQAASTIDPSTLNSLPDEVRDGIVTAYADALAPVFWYLVPFIVLALVLSLFLRQIPLSDQAGLVARGEAISGAEAERLEAELRGGGPTHAASTDAGSDPAGSEGGGETSPARR; encoded by the coding sequence ATGTCCGCCACCGCCACGAAGGATGCGCCCTTCCTCCTCACGAAGCGCCGCATCTGGATCATCTTCAGCGCGCTCATCGCCGGGATGCTGCTCTCCAGCCTCGATCAGACGATCGTCTCCACGGCGATGCCGACGATCGTCGGCCAGCTCGGGGGCGTCGACCACCAGGTCTGGATCACCACCGCGTACCTGCTGGCGACCACGATCGTCATGCCCATCTACGGCAAGTTCGGCGACGTGCTCGGCAGGCGGAACCTGTTCCTCGTCGCGATCGCCCTGTTCACGCTGGCATCCGTCGGCTGCGCCTTCGCCACCGACTTCTGGATGTTCGTCGTGTTCCGCGCTCTCCAGGGCCTCGGCGGCGGCGGCCTGATGATCCTGTCGCAGGCGATCATCGCCGACATCGTCCCCGCCAATGAGCGCGGCAAGTACATGGGCCCGCTCGGCGCGGTGTTCGGCCTCTCGGCCGTCGCCGGCCCCCTCCTCGGCGGATTCTTCGTCGACCACATGACGTGGCAGTGGGCGTTCTACATCAACATCCCGGTCGGCATCGCCGCGTTCATCATCGCCCTCGTGGCGCTGAAGCTCCCGAGCAAGAAGGCCGAGAAGCCGATCGACGTCTTCGGCGTGATCTTCCTCTCGATCGCGACCACGTGCCTGATCTTCTTCACGGACTTCGGCGGCGACGCCGAGTTCGGCTGGGACTCGCTGGCCACCTGGGCCTGGGGCGCCGGACTGATCGCCGCAGCCACCGCCTTCGTCATCACGGAGTCGCGGGTGCAGGACCCGATCATCCCGCTGAGCCTGTTCCGGAACCCGATCTTCGTCAACGCGACGGCCATCGGCCTCGTGCTCGGCATCGGCATGTTCGCCGCGATCGGATTCGTGCCCACGTTCCTGCAGATGTCGTCGGGCACCTCGGCCGCGGCATCCGGTCTGCTGATGATCCCCATGATGGTCGGCCTCATCGGCACGTCGATCTTCTCCGGCATCGCGATCTCGAAGACCGGGAGATACCGGATCTACCCGATCGTCGGCACCATCCTCACGGGTGTCGCGATGGTGTCGATGACCACGCTCTCGGCGGCCACGCCGATCTGGCTCATCTGCGTCTTCCTGTTCGTGTTCGGCGCGGGACTCGGGCTCATCATGCAGGTCGTCGTGCTCGTCGTGCAGAACGCGGTGCCTGCGGGCGAGATCGGCACAGCGACCAGCACGAACAACTACTTCCGCGAGGTGGGAGCCTCGCTCGGCACCGCCGTGTTCGGCACGATCTTCACCACACGGCTGACCGAGAACCTGCTCGGCGTGTTCGCCGACGCCGGGGCATCGCCGGATGCCGCATCGCAGGCCGCGTCGACGATCGACCCCTCCACGCTGAACTCGCTGCCCGACGAGGTGCGGGACGGCATCGTCACCGCCTACGCCGACGCGCTGGCGCCGGTGTTCTGGTACCTCGTGCCGTTCATCGTGCTGGCCCTGGTGCTGTCGCTGTTCCTCAGGCAGATCCCGCTCTCCGACCAGGCAGGACTCGTCGCCCGCGGCGAGGCCATCAGCGGCGCGGAGGCCGAGCGGCTGGAGGCCGAGCTCCGCGGCGGCGGACCGACGCATGCCGCGTCGACCGATGCCGGGAGCGATCCGGCCGGCTCGGAGGGCGGCGGCGAGACGTCGCCCGCCCGCCGCTGA
- a CDS encoding APC family permease — protein sequence MAATTPIHLERPDGKGLAAGTLGLWGSTVIGLASTAPVYSLVATLGFVVLAVGAQAPIAFIIAFVPMLLIAFAYRELNNAVPDCGTTFTWGTKAFGPWVGWMGGWGVAVAGMVVLANLAQIASVYFWSLIGQDLENNDWRVVLVAVLFIAAMTWVSWRGVEIGERIQNILLGIQYLALAIFVVTALWQFFAGTAPDPTPFDMAWLNPFAFTDFAGFTEAILLALFIYWGWDTCLALNEETKDPKRIPGRAALLTTVILLFTYVGVTIAAMMYAGLGETGTGLGNEANADDFFLAIKDGLLGPFGWVLVVAVVISAISSTQTTILPTARGTLAMGVYRALPAKFKDVHPTYKTPSFSTIVMGVVAVAYYVGMTLISDNILQDSILSLGLAIAFYYAITGFACVWYFRKDLTRSARDFFFKGLFPLLGGLMLAWAFIQSAIDMWDVDYGYTVLFGIGGTFVIGIGSLAIGLVLMFVWYLFPRSKRFFRGESLNRETQVMVPDEPSVTIRSIDGGI from the coding sequence ATGGCAGCAACGACGCCGATTCATCTGGAACGACCCGACGGCAAGGGTCTGGCTGCGGGAACACTGGGACTCTGGGGATCGACCGTCATCGGTCTGGCCTCGACGGCTCCGGTGTACTCGCTCGTCGCAACGCTCGGATTCGTGGTCCTCGCGGTGGGTGCTCAGGCGCCGATCGCGTTCATCATCGCGTTCGTGCCGATGCTGCTCATCGCCTTCGCCTACCGCGAGCTCAACAACGCGGTGCCGGACTGCGGTACGACGTTCACCTGGGGGACCAAGGCCTTCGGTCCGTGGGTCGGCTGGATGGGCGGCTGGGGAGTCGCGGTCGCCGGCATGGTGGTGCTCGCCAACCTCGCGCAGATCGCCTCGGTCTACTTCTGGTCGCTGATCGGTCAGGACCTGGAGAACAACGACTGGCGCGTCGTGCTGGTCGCCGTGCTCTTCATCGCCGCGATGACCTGGGTCAGTTGGCGCGGGGTCGAGATCGGCGAGCGCATCCAGAACATCCTGCTGGGCATCCAGTACCTCGCGCTCGCGATCTTCGTGGTCACCGCGCTCTGGCAGTTCTTCGCCGGCACGGCACCCGACCCGACGCCGTTCGACATGGCCTGGCTCAACCCGTTCGCCTTCACCGACTTCGCCGGATTCACCGAGGCCATCCTGCTCGCCCTCTTCATCTACTGGGGCTGGGACACCTGCCTCGCGCTGAACGAGGAGACGAAGGACCCGAAGCGCATCCCCGGCCGCGCCGCTCTGCTCACCACCGTCATCCTGCTGTTCACGTACGTGGGCGTGACCATCGCCGCCATGATGTACGCGGGGCTCGGCGAGACCGGCACCGGTCTCGGCAACGAGGCCAACGCCGACGACTTCTTCCTGGCCATCAAGGACGGTCTGCTCGGCCCGTTCGGGTGGGTTCTCGTGGTCGCCGTGGTCATCTCGGCGATCTCCTCCACCCAGACCACGATCCTGCCGACCGCCCGCGGCACGCTCGCGATGGGCGTCTACCGGGCGCTGCCGGCGAAGTTCAAGGACGTGCACCCCACGTACAAGACGCCGTCGTTCTCGACGATCGTCATGGGCGTCGTCGCAGTGGCCTACTACGTCGGGATGACGCTGATCAGCGACAACATCCTGCAGGACTCGATCCTCTCTCTCGGGCTCGCGATCGCCTTCTATTACGCCATCACCGGCTTCGCGTGCGTGTGGTACTTCCGCAAGGACCTGACCCGGTCGGCCCGCGACTTCTTCTTCAAGGGCCTGTTCCCGCTGCTGGGCGGCCTGATGCTGGCGTGGGCGTTCATCCAGTCCGCGATCGACATGTGGGACGTCGACTACGGCTACACCGTGCTCTTCGGCATCGGGGGCACGTTCGTGATCGGCATCGGCTCCCTCGCCATCGGACTGGTGCTCATGTTCGTCTGGTACCTGTTCCCGCGCTCGAAGCGGTTCTTCCGCGGTGAGAGCCTGAACCGCGAGACGCAGGTGATGGTGCCCGACGAGCCGAGCGTGACCATCCGCTCGATCGACGGCGGCATCTGA
- a CDS encoding RNA polymerase sigma factor yields the protein MADERFRSALEHADDRIVAGRAMDGDVESFAVLVRRYTPMMRAYTHRMLNASADVDDVVQEAFVTAWQRFSELEDPSKVKSWLMRIVSRKAVDRIRALRPVVDIDDLDRPAPAHTSPDEVVQARAGIAALGAALRELPDAQRECWVLREMGGYSYDEIAEELGIPVTTARGLLARARKYMIVRMEEWR from the coding sequence ATGGCAGACGAACGCTTTCGCAGCGCGCTCGAGCACGCCGACGACCGCATCGTGGCCGGACGCGCCATGGATGGCGACGTCGAGTCGTTCGCGGTGCTCGTCCGGCGGTACACGCCGATGATGCGCGCGTACACCCACCGGATGCTGAACGCCTCGGCCGACGTGGACGACGTGGTGCAGGAGGCGTTCGTCACCGCATGGCAGCGGTTCTCCGAGCTCGAGGATCCGTCGAAGGTCAAGAGCTGGCTGATGAGGATCGTCAGCCGCAAGGCCGTCGACCGGATTCGCGCGCTCCGTCCCGTCGTCGACATCGACGACCTCGACCGCCCTGCCCCCGCGCACACCTCACCGGATGAGGTCGTGCAGGCGCGGGCCGGGATCGCGGCACTCGGGGCCGCACTGCGCGAGCTCCCGGATGCACAGCGCGAATGCTGGGTCCTCCGCGAGATGGGCGGCTACTCGTACGACGAGATCGCCGAGGAGCTCGGCATACCCGTCACGACCGCACGCGGCCTGCTGGCCCGTGCGAGGAAGTACATGATCGTACGGATGGAGGAGTGGCGATGA
- a CDS encoding carbohydrate ABC transporter permease, whose amino-acid sequence MTAVIDRPVPRAAAPVKPPRAPRRNLAGGRHLPSKVAVNGLLILGSAYMVLPLLWLVFAATKNAGELYSGDAFAFGSDLVANMQRLLGQDDGIFLRWLGNSILYAGVGAVVGGFVSLMAGYAFDKFEFRGKRGLYASVLVGVLIPNTATVIPLYLLAASIGLTNTIWAVLIPTLCNPFSVYLARVFSSGYLPAETLEAARVDGAGPIRSFLQVGLPMLVPGFVTIALFQFVGIWNNFMLPLIMLQNRDLFPSSVGIALWQSQVQQNPEFSTLVIAGSFVSVLPLIIAFVMLQRFWRAGLSAGSVK is encoded by the coding sequence ATGACCGCCGTGATCGATCGTCCCGTGCCCCGCGCCGCGGCACCCGTGAAACCGCCGCGGGCCCCTCGTCGAAACCTCGCCGGCGGGCGTCACCTGCCGTCGAAGGTCGCGGTCAACGGCCTGTTGATCCTCGGCTCGGCCTACATGGTGCTGCCGCTGCTGTGGCTCGTGTTCGCCGCGACGAAGAACGCCGGCGAGCTCTACTCCGGAGACGCTTTCGCCTTCGGGTCGGATCTCGTCGCGAACATGCAGCGACTGCTCGGCCAGGACGACGGCATCTTCCTGCGCTGGCTGGGCAACAGCATCCTCTACGCCGGAGTCGGCGCCGTCGTGGGAGGGTTCGTCTCCCTGATGGCCGGGTACGCCTTCGACAAGTTCGAGTTCCGCGGCAAGCGGGGCCTCTACGCCTCGGTCCTCGTCGGCGTGCTGATCCCGAACACTGCGACCGTGATCCCGCTGTATCTGCTGGCGGCGTCGATCGGTCTCACGAACACGATCTGGGCGGTGCTGATCCCGACCCTGTGCAACCCGTTCAGCGTGTACCTCGCGAGAGTGTTCTCCTCGGGCTATCTGCCCGCGGAGACTCTCGAGGCCGCGCGCGTCGACGGAGCGGGCCCCATCCGCAGCTTCCTCCAGGTCGGACTCCCGATGCTCGTGCCGGGGTTCGTCACGATCGCGCTCTTCCAGTTCGTGGGCATCTGGAACAACTTCATGCTCCCGCTGATCATGCTGCAGAACCGCGATCTGTTCCCCTCCAGCGTCGGCATCGCGCTGTGGCAGAGCCAGGTGCAGCAGAACCCGGAGTTCTCGACCCTCGTCATCGCCGGATCCTTCGTCTCGGTCCTGCCGTTGATCATCGCGTTCGTGATGCTGCAGCGGTTCTGGCGGGCGGGCCTCTCCGCGGGGAGCGTCAAATGA
- a CDS encoding hydroxyacid dehydrogenase, whose product MSRRPVIAFAMPESVRQRVFSARTMTEYAGVGEVAGHLTEFDSASARRILGDVEVLITGWGAPRLDAALLDAAPRLEAVLHAAGTVKPYLDRAVLDRGVRVSSAAAANAVPVAEYAVAMIVLAGKRVLPIARRYRDLQEDFDIEAAFPGMGNYGQRIGIIGASKIGRIVIDMLKAYTFEVVVYDPYLSDAEAAALGVASVPLDELLRTSDVVSVHAPSLPSTRDLVDARGIGMMRRGATLINTARGELVDQEALTRRVVDGELFAILDVTVPWILETDHPLYASEHALLTPHIAGSLGAELGRLSGSMLDELRRIARGEPLRHEIAPDLLAITA is encoded by the coding sequence ATGAGCCGCCGCCCCGTGATCGCCTTCGCGATGCCGGAATCCGTCAGGCAGCGCGTGTTCTCGGCGCGGACGATGACGGAGTACGCGGGCGTCGGCGAGGTCGCGGGTCACCTCACCGAGTTCGATTCGGCTTCCGCGCGTCGGATCCTCGGCGACGTCGAGGTGCTGATCACCGGCTGGGGGGCACCACGACTCGACGCCGCGCTGCTGGATGCCGCACCTCGACTCGAGGCGGTTCTGCACGCGGCGGGCACGGTCAAGCCCTACCTGGATCGCGCAGTCCTCGACCGCGGGGTGCGCGTCAGCTCGGCGGCCGCGGCCAACGCCGTGCCCGTCGCCGAGTACGCGGTCGCGATGATCGTCCTCGCGGGCAAACGCGTGCTCCCGATCGCCCGTCGATACCGGGACCTCCAGGAGGACTTCGACATCGAAGCCGCCTTCCCGGGGATGGGGAACTACGGGCAGCGGATCGGCATCATCGGCGCGTCGAAGATCGGCCGGATCGTGATCGACATGCTCAAGGCCTACACGTTCGAGGTCGTGGTCTACGACCCGTACCTGAGCGACGCCGAGGCGGCAGCGCTGGGCGTCGCCTCGGTCCCGCTCGATGAGCTCCTGCGCACGAGCGACGTCGTCTCGGTGCATGCGCCTTCGCTGCCGTCGACCCGTGATCTGGTGGACGCCCGCGGCATCGGCATGATGCGCCGCGGTGCGACCCTGATCAACACGGCGCGGGGCGAACTGGTGGATCAGGAGGCCCTCACCCGCAGGGTCGTCGACGGCGAGCTCTTCGCCATCCTCGACGTCACCGTCCCCTGGATCCTGGAGACGGACCATCCGCTGTACGCCTCGGAGCACGCCCTTCTCACGCCGCACATCGCCGGATCCCTCGGTGCGGAGCTCGGTCGGCTCTCCGGGTCGATGCTCGACGAGCTCCGGAGGATCGCCCGCGGCGAGCCGCTCCGGCACGAGATCGCACCGGATCTCCTCGCCATCACCGCCTGA